A portion of the Eulemur rufifrons isolate Redbay chromosome 30, OSU_ERuf_1, whole genome shotgun sequence genome contains these proteins:
- the ARMCX4 gene encoding armadillo repeat-containing X-linked protein 4 translates to MGRIQEVGWVTAGLVICAGTCYYIYKVTRGRDQSVRRLARNGSRVKMETVVGVQNQALAISEAMAGSQIETRPKTKTGAETGAGGGPGAEVETKVTAIARPKANSQAKAMAGGEAEVQSEAKVVSGTLVMTEAVTLIEAEAEAEAREVALKEAVTQTDVEAGRLVKKEAVTQTKAKSWALDAKDEAKKEAMTQTKAEAHILAEKETEINRVMVTQSETLAVTREVAKMEAMNKTGIVAETKARALEETVSVPKTQSEARPGATVDARGNPNGMSREVAGVDMKSYAQSQAVAKIQGDNMAGAGVEDKGNFKTMSGEDMRASAQSQIVAKTQDFATLWARVDAWGNANAMCEVGAGADMRACIQPQTVARKQAEVISSAKVNGRGNTNVILKAMTGADTWAAVHSQAVASAQSEAIPDARVKGRSNPNAISKAGARANSRANSQAEALPDARDKSRGNPNIMAKAEAGTDMLSCTHPQPVASVQADSLPDGQIKAKGHANTMSKEGAGTDTRAQPQVMAQSQGEALTNMKGKARGKAKAKCKAGIGTDMKTCVQPQAGAKTQVEALPDCKVDGRGDLNAISRAGAKADQKACGLPQVVTSSQGEALPGSKNRVKGNLKAVPTAETGAGITSSAQVVANSQGEALPGTKNKIKCNSNAVSKAESGADTAGFAQPQTVAHSQGEALAGAKNKVKGNRSAVPKVGAGADTTDSAQPQAISSSQSEALLGAKNKVKGDLNAMSKAEAGAGTMGSAQPQAVATSQGEALLGAKSKVKGNPNAMSKAETGMSAVGSAQPQAMAKSQNEALLGARSKVKGNSNAMSKAEAGGGTMGSAQPQVVANSQGEALPGAKNKVRGSPNALSKAEAGANTMGSAQPQAVTNSQSENLLGARSKVRGNLNAVPKAGAGAGKRHSAQTQVVASSQGKTLPGARDRAMPSSEAEATAEDEVYAKPGAETVPTSESEGGSSTQACRKTQPNIHDYYWNGIGVEDWIASERWIKFRFQAMDGDWENSVSWADDENEADIGSWSGANDKADIVGSWPVACDEASVKSWAGARAENEVGIGSWAGAGDQASGGIWVGGQSSEGSWAGDKASGSTWTVAEGKAIGVSWTGAENQACGGSWAVSGNQAIGELWAGGQASEGSWPGGQASGVSWAGEGAIGGSWTGAENQDSGASWAGAEAGNIYSVGYWAGAVDQTNGLSWAGTGDQSGNGSKPQFEDQASDKGSWTGAVGQASRGCRLGPEDQSSSGSWADIADQASGGSRLGPVDQSGGGSWAETGDQSGGGSKSRFENQASEGGSWVGAVGQAGGGSKLGPEDQSSGRSWANSGDQINGGFLVAAVDQASGGSWAGAGPGDPTNGGAKPIFEDQASGGGSWADAGDQTAGGSRLGPREQSSGDSWAGTRDQASGWFCIYTGSQTNGGGSWGGAGGQDVGVSMPGSMDQSSGGSWAGTGSQVSGGSWAGARAVDQAGGCSKSGFEDQTIGGGFWISAGDQASGGSRPGPEDQSSAGYSWGVDGGQLVGGSRPGPADQSSGGSWAGTGNQASGMSWVGPGDQAGGCSKPEFEDQTCGGGSWAGSADQGSREPWVVSRPENEASGESRLEPEGQASGRFQVSFEVEANEGFWFGPGAEACIGTWCWTGEEAIILPRLDIKEKVSIESKSGAGEETVVSSRSEAENKAVIGSWVRPQEAAYMGFCVGGEGGAEAGAEAGAEGGAEAGAEAGAEPGAEGGAEAGAEARMGFWSWDGDAATIGSRLGAGEEAGVASWTLAWDVDEDELSRESSPDIEEISLRSLFWAESENSNEFRSKSERDVNFESGAGDEASIKDNSEAADGVDISSWFCADYENRIEDKSAPEAKAKKSAESKGTYPSMVPGAGMGLWDGAMIWSETKFPHQIAANFLAEGDVRKQIRPGEKIRHWSCRCKREANLDPRDLEKLICMVEMTENPSVHEIANNALYNSADYPYSHEVVRNVGGISVIESLLNNPHPSVRQKALNALNNISVAAENHRKVKTYLNQVCEDTVTYPLNSNVQLAGLRLIRHLTITSEYQHMVTNYISEFLRLLTLGSGETKDHVLGTLLNFSKNPSMTKDLLIANAPTSLINIFSKKETKENILNALSLFENINYHFKRRAKAFTQDKFSKNSLYFLFQRPKACAKKLRALAAECNDPEVKERVELLISKL, encoded by the exons ATGGGCCGCATTCAGGAAGTGGGCTGGGTGACGGCAGGACTGGTGATCTGCGCTGGTACCTGCTACTACATTTACAAAGTAACCAGGGGAAGAGACCAGAGTGTGAGGAGACTTGCCAGAAATGGGTCCAGAGTCAAGATGGAGACTGTGGTTGGGGTACAGAATCAGGCCTTGGCCATCAGTGAAGCCATGGCTGGATCACAGATTGAGACTAGACCCAAGACCAAGACTGGAGCAGAAACTGGAGCAGGAGGTGGGCCTGGGGCTGAAGTAGAAACCAAGGTCACTGCTATAGCTAGACCCAAAGCCAACTCTCAGGCCAAGGCAATGGCCGGAGGAGAGGCAGAGGTCCAATCTGAGGCCAAAGTTGTGTCCGGAACACTGGTTATGACAGAGGCAGTCACTCTGATTGAGGCCGAGGCCGAGGCCGAAGCCAGGGAAGTGGCCCTGAAAGAAGCAGTGACCCAAACTGATGTGGAGGCTGGGAGATTAGTCAAGAAAGAGGCAGTGACTCAGACCAAAGCAAAATCTTGGGCACTGGATGCCAAGGATGAGGCCAAGAAAGAAGCAATGACCCAGACCAAAGCTGAAGCTCATATATTGGctgaaaaagagacagagattaACAGAGTAATGGTgacacagagtgagaccttgGCAGTGACCAGGGAAGTGGCCAAGATGGAGGCCATGAACAAGACTGGAATTGTGGCTGAGACCAAGGCAAGAGCTCTGGAAGAGACTGTGAGTGTGCCTAAGACTCAGTCTGAGGCCAGGCCTGGTGCCACAGTTGATGCTAGGGGAAATCCCAATGGCATGTCCAGGGAGGTAGCTGGAGTGGACATGAAGTCCTATGCACAGTCTCAGGCTGTGGCCAAGATCCAGGGTGATAACATGGCTGGTGCTGGGGTTGAGGACAAGGGAAATTTCAAAACCATGTCTGGGGAAGACATGAGGGCTTCTGCTCAGTCTCAAATTGTTGCCAAGACCCAGGATTTTGCCACACTTTGGGCAAGGGTTGATGCCTGGGGTAATGCCAATGCCATGtgtgaggtgggggcaggggcagataTGAGAGCTTGTATACAACCTCAGACTGTGGCCAGGAAACAAGCTGAGGTGATATCTAGTGCCAAGGTTAATGGCAGGggaaataccaatgtcatattgaAGGCCATGACTGGAGCTGACACGTGGGCTGCTGTTCATTCTCAAGCTGTAGCCAGTGCTCAGTCTGAGGCCATACCTGATGCCAGGGTTAAGGGTAGATCCAATCCCAATGCCATTTCTAAAGCAGGGGCCAGGGCAAACTCGAGGGCTAATTCCCAGGCTGAGGCCTTGCCTGATGCCAGGGATAAGAGCAGAGGCAATCCCAATATCATGGCTAAGGCAGAGGCTGGCACAGACATGTTGTCCTGTACACATCCTCAGCCTGTGGCCAGTGTCCAGGCTGATAGCTTGCCTGATGGCCAAATTAAGGCAAAGGGCCATGCCAACACCATGTCTAAGGAAGGAGCTGGGACAGACACAAGGGCACAGCCTCAGGTTATGGCCCAGAGCCAGGGTGAAGCCTTAACTAATATGAAAGGTAAGGCTAGGGGTAAAGCCAAAGCCAAGTGTAAAGCAGGGATTGGGACAGACATGAAAACCTGTGTACAGCCTCAGGCTGGGGCCAAGACCCAAGTTGAAGCCTTGCCTGATTGCAAGGTTGATGGTAGGGGTGATCTTAATGCCATTTCTAGAGCAGGGGCTAAGGCAGACCAGAAGGCCTGTGGTCTGCCCCAGGTTGTGACCAGTTCCCAGGGTGAGGCCTTGCCTGGCAGCAAGAATAGAGTCAAAGGCAATCTCAAAGCTGTGCCTACAGCAGAGACTGGGGCAGGTATAACAAGCTCTGCCCAGGTTGTGGCCAATTCCCAGGGTGAGGCCTTGCCTGGTACCAAGAATAAGATCAAGTGCAATTCCAATGCTGTGTCTAAGGCAGAGTCTGGGGCAGATACAGCAGGCTTTGCCCAGCCCCAGACTGTGGCCCATTCACAGGGTGAGGCCTTGGCTGGTGCCAAGAATAAGGTCAAGGGCAATCGCAGTGCTGTGCCTAAGGTAGGGGCTGGGGCAGATACAACAGATTCTGCCCAGCCCCAAGCTATATCCAGTTCTCAGAGTGAGGCCTTGCTTGGTGCTAAGAATAAGGTCAAGGGTGATCTAAATGCTATGTCTaaggcagaggctggggcaggtaCAATGggctctgcccagccccaggctgtgGCCACGTCCCAGGGTGAGGCCTTGCTTGGTGCCAAGAGTAAGGTCAAAGGCAATCCCAATGCTATGTCTAAGGCAGAGACTGGGATGAGTGCAGTGGGCTCTGCCCAGCCTCAGGCTATGGCCAAGTCCCAGAATGAGGCCTTGCTTGGTGCTAGGAGTAAGGTCAAGGGCAATTCCAATGCCATGTCTAAggcagaagctggaggaggcacaatgggctctgcccagccccaggTTGTAGCCAATTCTCAGGGTGAGGCCTTGCCTGGTGCCAAGAACAAGGTCAGGGGCAGTCCCAATGCTCTGTCTAAGGCAGAGGCTGGAGCAAATACAATGGGTtctgcccagccccaggctgtgACTAATTCCCAGAGTGAGAACTTGCTTGGTGCCAGGAGTAAGGTCAGGGGCAATCTCAATGCTGTGCCTaaagcaggggctggggcaggtaaAAGGCACTCTGCCCAGACCCAGGTTGTAGCCAGTTCCCAGGGTAAGACCTTGCCTGGGGCAAGGGACAGGGCTATGCCCAGTTCTGAGGCAGAAGCCACAGCAGAAGATGAGGTCTATGCAAAGCCTGGTGCTGAGACTGTGCCTACTTCTGAGAGTGAGGGTGGGTCAAGCACTCAGGCCTGTAGAAAGACTCAGCCTAACATCCATGACTACTACTGGAATGGGATTGGTGTTGAGGATTGGATTGCTTCTGAGCGGTGGATCAAATTTAGGTTTCAGGCCATGGATGGAGACTGGGAGAATAGTGTGTCCTGGGCTGATGATGAGAATGAAGCCGATATTGGGTCCTGGAGTGGGGCTAATGATAAGGCTGATATTGTTGGGTCCTGGCCTGTGGCTTGTGATGAGGCTAGTGTTAAGTCctgggctggggctagggctgaGAATGAGGTTGGTATTGGGtcctgggctggagctggggacCAGGCCAGTGGAGGGATCTGGGTTGGGGGTCAGTCTAGTGAGGGGTCCTGGGCTGGGGACAAGGCCAGTGGGAGCACCTGGACAGTGGCTGAGGGCAAGGCTATTGGAGTGTCCTGGACTGGGGCTGAGAACCAGGCTTGTGGAGGGTCTTGGGCTGTCTCTGGGAATCAGGCCATTGGAGAGCTCTGGGCTGGGGGTCAGGCCAGTGAGGGGTCCTGGCCTGGGGGCCAGGCTAGTGGGGTGtcctgggctggggaaggggccaTTGGGGGGTCCTGGACTGGGGCTGAGAACCAGGACAGTGGGGCATCttgggctggggctgaggctgggaatATATATAGTGTTGGATACTGGGCTGGGGCTGTGGACCAGACCAATGGATTGTCCTGGGCTGGGACTGGTGATCAGTCTGGTAATGGGTCCAAGCCTCAATTTGAGGATCAGGCCAGTGACAAAGGGTCCTGGACTGGGGCTGTTGGCCAGGCCAGTAGAGGGTGCAGGTTGGGGCCTGAGGACCAGTCCAGTAGTGGGTCCTGGGCTGACATTGCAGACCAAGCTAGTGGAGGGTCCAGGCTGGGGCCTGTAGATCAGTCTGGTGGTGGGtcctgggctgag ACTGGTGATCAGTCTGGTGGTGGGTCCAAGTCTAGATTTGAGAATCAGGCCAGTGAAGGAGGATCTTGGGTTGGAGCTGTTGGACAGGCTGGTGGAGGGTCCAAGTTGGGGCCTGAGGATCAGTCCAGTGGAAGGTCCTGGGCTAACTCTGGGGACCAAATCAATGGAGGGTTCTTGGTTGCAGCTGTGGACCAGGCCAGTGGAgggtcctgggctggggctggccctggggaTCCAACTAATGGTGGGGCAAAGCCTATATTTGAGGATCAAGCCAGTGGTGGAGGGTCTTGGGCTGATGCTGGGGACCAGACTGCTGGAGGATCTaggctggggcccagggagcAGTCTAGTGGAGATTCCTGGGCTGGCACTAGGGACCAGGCCAGTGGATGGTTCTGTATTTACACTGGGAGTCAGACCAATGGAGGAGGGTCTTGGGGTGGGGCTGGTGGCCAGGATGTTGGAGTGTCTATGCCAGGGTCCATGGACCAATCCAGTGGTGGGTCCTGGGCTGGCACTGGGAGTCAGGTCAGTGGAGGGTCctgggctggggctagggctgtGGATCAGGCTGGTGGCTGTTCCAAATCTGGATTTGAGGATCAGACCATTGGAGGAGGATTCTGGATTAGTGCTGGAGACCAAGCTTCTGGGGGGTCCAGGCCAGGGCCTGAGGATCAGTCCAGTGCAGGATATTCCTGGGGTGTGGATGGTGGCCAGCTCGTTGGAGGCTCTAGGCCAGGGCCTGCAGACCAGTCCAGTGGTGGGTCCTGGGCTGGCACTGGGAATCAGGCCAGTGGAATGTCCTGGGTTGGGCCTGGGGATCAAGCTGGTGGCTGTTCCAAACCTGAATTTGAGGATCAGACCTGTGGAGGAGGCTCCTGGGCTGGTTCTGCAGACCAAGGCAGTAGAGAACCCTGGGTTGTATCTAGGCCTGAGAATGAGGCGAGTGGAGAGTCTAGGCTAGAGCCTGAGGGCCAGGCCAGTGGAAGGTTCCAGGTTAGTTTTGAGGTAGAGGCCAATGAAGGATTCTGGTTTGGCCCTGGGGCTGAGGCCTGTATAGGGACTTGGTGTTGGACAGGGGAAGAGGCTATTATTTTGCCCAGGCTTGATATTAAGGAAAAGGTCAGTATTGAATCCAAatcaggggctggggaagagacCGTTGTTAGTTCTAGGTCTGAGGCTGAGAACAAGGCGGTTATTGGCTCCTGGGTCAGACCTCAGGAGGCAGCTTATATGGGCTTCTGTgtagggggtgagggaggggctgaggcaggggccGAGGCAGGTGCcgagggaggggctgaggcaggggccGAGGCAGGGGCCGAGCCAGGTGCcgagggaggggctgaggcag gggctgaggccaGGATGGGGTTTTGGTCTTGGGATGGAGATGCAGCCACTATAGGGTCTAGGcttggggctggggaagaggctgGTGTAGCATCCTGGACTTTGGCTTGGGATGTAGATGAGGATGAGCTAAGTAGAGAATCCAGCCCTGATATTGAGGAGATCAGTTTAAGGTCTTTGTTTTGGGCTGAGAGTGAGAACAGTAATGAGTTCAGATCCAAGAGTGAGAGAGATGTCAATTTTGAGTCTGGGGCTGGCGATGAGGCCAGCATCAAGGATAACTCTGAGGCTGCTGATGGAGTTGATATAAGTTCTTGGTTCTGTGCTGattatgaaaacagaattgaGGACAAATCTGCACCTGAGGCTAAAGCCAAAAAGTCAGCTGAGTCAAAAGGCACATATCCATCCATGGTCCCTGGGGCAGGAATGGGGTTATGGGATGGAGCCATGATCTGGTCGGAAACAAAGTTTCCACACCAAATTGCGGCCAACTTCCTAGCTGAAGGTGATGTTAGAAAGCAAATAAGGCCTGGGGAGAAAATTCGGCACTGGTCCTGCCGCTGTAAACGCGAAGCCAATTTGGATCCACGGGATCTTGAAAAACTCATTTGCATGGTTGAGATGACTGAAAATCCTTCTGTTCATGAAATAGCCAATAATGCTCTATATAACAGTGCTGATTATCCTTATTCTCATGAAGTTGTTCGTAACGTAGGTGGAATCTCAGTTATTGAAAGCTTGCTCAATAATCCCCACCCCAGTGTTAGGCAGAAGGCTTTAAATGCACTGAATAACATCTCAGTGGCTGCTGAAAACCATAGGAAGGTTAAAACATACTTAAACCAAGTATGTGAAGACACCGTCACCTATCCCTTAAATTCAAATGTGCAGCTGGCTGGACTAAGATTGATAAGGCACCTGACTATTACCAGTGAATATCAGCATATGGTTACAAATTACATTTCAGAATTTCTTCGTTTGTTAACTCTGGGAAGTGGAGAAACTAAAGACCATGTTTTGGGAACGCTTTTGAATTTCTCTAAAAATCCATCTATGACAAAAGACTTGCTCATTGCCAATGCACCAACATCACTTATTAACATTTTTAGcaagaaagagacaaaagagaaTATTCTTAATGCTCTTtcactatttgaaaatataaattaccattttaaaagaAGAGCAAAAGCATTTACCCAggataaattcagtaaaaattcCCTTTATTTCCTATTCCAACGACCTAAAGCATGTGCCAAGAAACTTCGAGCCTTAGCAGCAGAATGCAATGATCCTGAGGTGAAAGAGAGAGTTGAGCTATTAATAAGTAAACTCTGA